The following coding sequences are from one Homalodisca vitripennis isolate AUS2020 chromosome 7, UT_GWSS_2.1, whole genome shotgun sequence window:
- the LOC124366811 gene encoding galactosylgalactosylxylosylprotein 3-beta-glucuronosyltransferase P-like, translating into MTSNDFENLLTAIGPKIARQDTNYRLAIPARERLAVTLRYLASGDSYSSLSYLFKVSKSTISGIIPEVCAALIDELKDNIKHINQQTPPSPRTIYVITATYQRLEQLAELTRLSQTLRLVPALVWILVEDATEKTAAVEKLLLRSGLSFVHLLAPMPEVIKKGVKEKAKRPRGVSNRNRGLKWLRANATSGVFYFADDDNTYDIKLFEEMRDTKKVSMWPVGLLNGGFGTPVVRQGKFEGFYSGWPGRRSFQVDMAGFAVSVEFLLQRPHARMPYKVGYEEDFFLRSLNPLKPSDIQWKATNCTEILVWHTQTKTPSPQRPIDLNLYNGTNIPILFNNL; encoded by the exons ATGACAAGTAACGACTTTGAAAACCTTCTCACAGCTATTGGACCTAAAATTGCGAGACAAGACACCAATTACAGGCTAGCAATACCTGCACGAGAAAGACTTGCAGTGACCTTGAGATACTTGGCCAGTGGAGACTCTTACTCTAGTCTCAGTTACCTGTTTAAAGTGTCAAAATCTACAATTTCTGGAATAATACCTGAAGTTTGTGCAGCTTTGATTGATGAGTTGAAGGATAATATAAAG CATATTAATCAGCAGACCCCTCCTTCTCCCCGCACCATATATGTGATCACCGCCACCTATCAGAGACTCGAACAGTTAGCCGAGCTCACACGTCTCTCGCAGACCTTGCGGCTGGTCCCCGCCCTTGTGTGGATCCTCGTGGAAGACGCCACTGAGAAGACTGCGGCAGTAGAGAAGCTCCTTCTGAGGTCGGGACTTTCCTTTGTTCACCTTTTGG CACCCATGCCAGAAGTTATCAAGAAAGGAGTAAAAGAGAAAGCAAAACGGCCTCGCGGAGTGTCCAATAGAAACCGAGGGCTGAAATGGTTGAGAGCCAATGCTACTTCTGGAGTATTCTACTTCGCAGATGATGACAACACTTATGACATTAAGCTCTTTGAAGAG aTGCGAGATACAAAGAAAGTGTCAATGTGGCCTGTTGGATTACTCAATGGAGGGTTTGGGACACCGGTCGTGAGGCAAGGAAAGTTCGAGGGCTTCTACTCCGGCTGGCCTGGGAGGAGAAGTTTTCAAGTGGACATGGCAGGATTTGCTGTGAGCGTGGAGTTCCTACTTCAG AGGCCGCATGCCCGAATGCCATACAAAGTTGGGTATGAGGAAGATTTCTTTTTAAGAAGTCTTAATCCTCTCAAGCCATCGGATATTCAATGGAAAGCAACGAATTGTACAGAG ATATTGGTGTGGCACACGCAGACAAAGACGCCCAGCCCACAAAGACCCATCGATCTGAATCTCTATAACGGCACTAATATCCCGATACTGTTCAATAATCTCTAA